A single window of Colletes latitarsis isolate SP2378_abdomen chromosome 11, iyColLati1, whole genome shotgun sequence DNA harbors:
- the LOC143347567 gene encoding tRNA (guanosine(18)-2'-O)-methyltransferase TARBP1 isoform X1: MDLHDRYVHIPTTDLSILELLETAFKDNPFPLLHRLIQHYGAEIIKNNLDVTKLETFRMLLCYEYQLTFNSQNKCARIVSNNLCFKTIENVLFLKKQPQNSTDLLILYDIILLYTVLYCDLKCIEQHLLNFQKSNIDFFASNESRIFYMKIIECFLESLRLRQFLYNIESNLLKHFSLLYSKDIILWLQIKENKEWRSFASIFPKLINTFGPDNILPSIWDFVLNKFEDLKDSLDALSIITDICFSLNYKEANTTYHNLCYSERLWLLIINSLKCPIQQYRKQALFIMKRITDFMSVVDKNVLKLEKPPIVPFICNRSDETDVSITNIKQKFFLILEALEEKQYHLIMPALTHVATLVRGNKEHVSCNDCFNNCWLQLLFERILKHENNIIVKQGILYVCELHTIIHDYQFLKLFVHVLNNTFLYECKSYQQEPEILNDIITLFIRVKEEQIEFIDKLLQIINNETWAPIPIFYMMLILRIVSSKSSNYWENNELTTVKFLVQKNLNAHSHILRIASQIELLNTISLSLKKINDLKIVIDVLSEFPPEEALIRGSYSWNIMTAWLSDVLIKTDVINFVKFICEENLYHNKQSRISPAKFALMICILHDANLILQCKMCPVEGILNKWLSSLNEIDTRPYANMAHIFYIIEVMSHLLNLNATNMNKSLVQLLSLYINDTLQFLLKNNKSIPYKFNYEEVKKHLTVIVSFLSNGNLILPQKEILNYIEKFRNESITILENIKQYSNVHYMYALYILHYTQSILNINPVSFYIQPLLNISYIRIRDNDQDQIHSKGKIASDCYLLLAKLTNQFLSKVEIESWLQKTDWFKNILDLYEVGGNEIVPEIALILKTIVEKGGINDPQNKLNVESIFTICWRSTLLSTKNKIYFMAMKNLIRVIINNNFLVLPDAINFVNHFLDQLIEESNNTPKLKKILLNEMKLLNICNLRNLQESLLLCLLHGHVFRRDEQVENQTYLYITKYYKNYYPQHISIIDHDNYTSIRVLSVVLLHEIISADIEYTSTFLPIVLQKLEKYKNKRYFNHSYIHKIKHRIMQILLILQPTLNKTDTATLQELLCSFMLLESNQHSVRLMQEWILIQIFVKYSEFHYKLWEFFEEMIVTRPGCVSSVACIVYHISKLLPNNSQSNFISTGIKYIARCCLGQQYNMRLYSQVIFVKLYEILEKLNCDRIVWEYKGLYNTVIESLKDGNLMKNSSKIQDDFYLSVFHPMQDYSLQTLYFELPRLMDMDQSEWIDPDLFRILNFKETRNHPLRLYNLNTLLSETETSSYLTKSTDSSRKYSEIHLQELSDIQKKINPSMSMTLSHNVIFPTIREFISQKTILSDEGGIIVVACLVDRIPNLGGLARTCEIFNVKELVLANLNQIKDREFQNLSVSAENWITITEIKPHQLSEYLLQKKDMGWWLVGVEQTANSTNLLNMKFKKQTILVLGNEKDGIPANLIPLFDTCIEIPQVGVIRSLNVHVSGAICIWQYAKQHTLT; this comes from the exons ATGGATTTACACGACCGGTATGTCCATATTCCGACAACAGATTTATCAATCTTGGAATTGTTAGAAACAGCATTTAAAGATAATCCATTTCCGTTATTACACCGTTTAATTCAACATTATGGAGCAGAGATAATAAAGAACAATTTAGATGTAACAAAGTTAGAAACATTCCGTATGCTACTATGTTATGAATATCAGCTTACATTTAATTCTCAAAATAAATGTGCAAGAATAGTTTCAAATAACTTATGTTTCAAAACAATAGAAAATGTTTTATTCTTGAAAAAACAACCACAAAATTCTACAGATTTACTAATTTTATACGATATTATATTGTTATATACAGTACTCTACTGCGACCTCAAATGTATTGAACAACatttactaaattttcaaaaatccaatATTGATTTCTTCGCTAGTAATGAAAGTAGAAttttttatatgaaaataattgaatgttttttaGAATCGTTACGATTAAGGCAATTTTTATACAATATAGAATCAAATTTACTGAAACACTTTAGTTTATTGTATTCGAAAGATATAATACTGTGGctacaaataaaagaaaataaagagtGGCGATCGTTTGCTTCAATTTTTCCGAAATTAATAAATACTTTTGGCCCTGATAATATTTTGCCATCTATATGGGactttgttttaaataaatttgaagaTTTAAAAGATTCACTTGATGCATTGAGTATAATAACAgatatttgtttttcattaaaCTACAAAGAGGCAAATACTACGTATCACAATTTATGCTACTCAGAACGATTATGGTTATTAATAATAAACAGTTTAAAATGTCCTATACAACAATATCGTAAACAAGCATTATTTATAATGAAACGAATAACTGATTTTATGAGTGTTGTAGATAAAAATGTGCTAAAATTAGAGAAACCACCAATTGTTCCTTTTATTTGTAATCGATCAGATGAAACAGATGTATCAATAACCAATATcaaacaaaaattttttttgataTTAGAAGCATTAGAGGAGAAGCAGTATCATTTAATAATGCCAGCTTTGACACATGTAGCAACTTTAGTAAGAGGAAACAAAGAACACGTATCATGTAATGACTGTTTTAACAATTGTTGGCTACAACTACTTTTCGAAAGAATATTGAAAcatgaaaataatattatagTAAAGCAaggaatattatatgtttgcgaATTACATACAATTATACATGATTatcaatttttgaaattgttTGTACATGTTTTAAATAACACATTTTTATATGAATGCAAATCTTATCAACAAGAACCGGAAATATTAAATGATATTATAACATTATTTATACGTGTCAAAGAAGAACAAATTGAATTCATTGATAAACTCCTTCAAATAATAAACAATGAAACATGGGCTCctataccaatattttatatgatgttAATTTTAAGAATAGTTTCAAGTAAATCTTCAAATTATTGGGAAAATAATGAATTAACTACAGTTAAGTTCTTAGTACAGAAGAATTTAAATGCACATTCCCACATTTTAAGAATTGCATCACAAATTGAACTTTTGAACACGATTTCTCTTTctttgaagaaaataaatgatttgaaaattgtaaTAGATGTATTATCAGAATTTCCTCCTGAAGAAGCTCTCATTAGAGGCTCGTATTCATGGAATATTATGACAGCATGGTTAAGTGATGTGCTAATAAAAACAGATGTtatcaattttgtaaaatttatatgtGAAGAAAATTTGTATCACAATAAACAATCTAGAATTAGTCCAGCAAAGTTTGCTCTTATGATATGTATATTACATGATGCAAATTTAATATTACAATGTAAAATGTGCCCTGTAGAAGGCATATTAAATAAGTGGCTATCATCACTCAATGAAATTGATACAAGACCTTATGCAAATATGGCACATATCTTTTATATCATAGAAGTTATGTCACATTTACTTAATTTAAATGCAACAAACATGAATAAAAGTCTCGTGCAATTATTGTCTTTATATATTAACGATACCTTAcaatttttacttaaaaataataaaagtataCCATACAAATTCAATTATGAAGAAGTAAAGAAACATTTGACTGTAATTGTCTCATTTCTTAGTAATGGAAATCTAATACTGccacaaaaagaaattttaaattatattgaaaagtttagaaacgaaagtataactattctcgaaaatataaaaCAATATTCAAATGTACACTATATGTATGCATTATACATTTTACATTATACTCAAAGTATTTTGAATATAAATCCTGTATCATTTTACATACAacctttattaaatatttcttatattcgTATACGTGATAATGACCAAGATCAAATACATTCTAAAGGAAAAATCGCATCAGATTGTTATTTACTACTTGCAAAACTTACAAATCAATTTTTATCAAAAGTAGAAATAGAATCATGGCTACAAAAAACTGATTGGTTCAAAAATATATTGGATCTTTACGAGGTAGGAGGGAATGAAATTGTACCAGAAATAGCACTGATATTAAAGACGATTGTTGAAAAGGGAGGGATAAATGAtccacaaaataaattaaatgtagAATCTATTTTTACTATATGTTGGAGATCTACATTATTAAGTACAAAGAATAAGATATACTTTATGGCAATGAAAAATCTTATAAGAGTCATTATAAACAACAACTTTTTGGTACTCCCTGATGCTATAAACTTTGTAAATCAT TTTCTTGATCAGTTAATTGAAGAAAGTAACAATacaccaaaattaaaaaaaattttattaaatgaaatgaaattGTTAAATATATGTAATTTAAGAAATTTACAAGAATCATTGTTATTATGTCTCCTTCATGGACATGTATTCAGAAGAGATGAACAAGTAGAAAATCAAACATATTTATACattacaaaatattataaaaattattatccgCAACATATATCGATAAT AGATCATGATAATTATACTAGTATCAGAGTACTTTCTGTAGTACTACTACACGAGATAATAAGTGCAGACATAGAATATACATCAACATTTCTTCCAATTGTTTTACAGAagttagaaaaatataaaaataaaagataTTTCAATCATTCATACATACATAAGATAAAGCATCGAATTATGCAAATCTTATTAATATTACAGCCAACTTTGAATAAG ACAGACACTGCTACATTGCAAGAACTTCTCTGTAGTTTCATGCTCTTGGAAAGTAATCAACACAGTGTGCGATTAATGCAAGAATGGATACtaatacaaatttttgtaaaatatagtGAATTTCATTATAAATTATGGGAATTTTTTGAAGAg ATGATCGTAACACGTCCAGGATGTGTCAGTTCAGTAGCATGTATAGTGTATCACATTTCAAAGCTACTTCCTAATAACTCTcaaagtaattttatttcaaCAGGAATAAAATACATTGCACGTTGTTGTTTAGGACAGCAGTATAATATGCGTCTTTATAGCCAG gttatttttgtaaaattatatgaaatattagaaaagttaaACTGTGATCGTATCGTATGGGAGTACAAAGGATTATACAATACTGTGATCGAAAGTTTAAAAGAtggaaatttaatgaaaaaCTCTAGCAAAATTCAAGATGACTTTTATCTTTCTGTTTTTCATCCAATGCAAGACTACAGTCTACAg ACACTATATTTTGAACTTCCTCGATTGATGGATATGGATCAAAGCGAATGGATTGATCCAGATCTCTTTAGAATTCTAAACTTTAAAGAAACTCGTAATCATCCTCTTCgattatataatttaaacacATTGTTATCAGAAACTGAAACATCCTCGTATTTAACGAAATCCACAG ACTCATCTAGGAAATATTCTGAAATACATCTCCAAGAACTAAGTGATATTCAGAAGAAAATTAATCCTTCAATGTCTATGACTTTGTCACATAATGTCATTTTTCCAACAATTCGAGAATtcatttctcagaaaacaatatTATCAGACGAAGGCGGAATTATAGTTGTAGCATGCCTCGTTGATCGTATTCCAAATTTGGGAGGACTTGCTCGTACTTGTGAAATTTTCAATGTTAAAGAATTAGTTCTTGCTAATTTAAATCAAATTAAGGACAGAGAATTTCAAAATCTTAGTGTATCAGCTGAAAATTGGATAACTATTACAGAG ataaaacCTCATCAATTAAGTGAATATCTGTTACAAAAGAAAGATATGGGATGGTGGTTAGTAGGTGTGGAACAAACAGCTAATAGCACAAATTTACTaaatatgaaatttaaaaaacagaCAATTCTTGTTTTAGG aaatgaaaAAGATGGAATTCCTGCCAATTTGATACCTTTGTTTGATACTTGTATAGAAATACCACAAGTTGGTGTGATTCGTTCACTAAATGTTCATGTCAGTGGTGCCATATGTATATGGCAATATGCAAAACAACATACATTAACATAA
- the LOC143347567 gene encoding tRNA (guanosine(18)-2'-O)-methyltransferase TARBP1 isoform X2, whose protein sequence is MDLHDRYVHIPTTDLSILELLETAFKDNPFPLLHRLIQHYGAEIIKNNLDVTKLETFRMLLCYEYQLTFNSQNKCARIVSNNLCFKTIENVLFLKKQPQNSTDLLILYDIILLYTVLYCDLKCIEQHLLNFQKSNIDFFASNESRIFYMKIIECFLESLRLRQFLYNIESNLLKHFSLLYSKDIILWLQIKENKEWRSFASIFPKLINTFGPDNILPSIWDFVLNKFEDLKDSLDALSIITDICFSLNYKEANTTYHNLCYSERLWLLIINSLKCPIQQYRKQALFIMKRITDFMSVVDKNVLKLEKPPIVPFICNRSDETDVSITNIKQKFFLILEALEEKQYHLIMPALTHVATLVRGNKEHVSCNDCFNNCWLQLLFERILKHENNIIVKQGILYVCELHTIIHDYQFLKLFVHVLNNTFLYECKSYQQEPEILNDIITLFIRVKEEQIEFIDKLLQIINNETWAPIPIFYMMLILRIVSSKSSNYWENNELTTVKFLVQKNLNAHSHILRIASQIELLNTISLSLKKINDLKIVIDVLSEFPPEEALIRGSYSWNIMTAWLSDVLIKTDVINFVKFICEENLYHNKQSRISPAKFALMICILHDANLILQCKMCPVEGILNKWLSSLNEIDTRPYANMAHIFYIIEVMSHLLNLNATNMNKSLVQLLSLYINDTLQFLLKNNKSIPYKFNYEEVKKHLTVIVSFLSNGNLILPQKEILNYIEKFRNESITILENIKQYSNVHYMYALYILHYTQSILNINPVSFYIQPLLNISYIRIRDNDQDQIHSKGKIASDCYLLLAKLTNQFLSKVEIESWLQKTDWFKNILDLYEVGGNEIVPEIALILKTIVEKGGINDPQNKLNVESIFTICWRSTLLSTKNKIYFMAMKNLIRVIINNNFLVLPDAINFVNHFLDQLIEESNNTPKLKKILLNEMKLLNICNLRNLQESLLLCLLHGHVFRRDEQVENQTYLYITKYYKNYYPQHISIIDHDNYTSIRVLSVVLLHEIISADIEYTSTFLPIVLQKLEKYKNKRYFNHSYIHKIKHRIMQILLILQPTLNKTDTATLQELLCSFMLLESNQHSVRLMQEWILIQIFVKYSEFHYKLWEFFEEMIVTRPGCVSSVACIVYHISKLLPNNSQSNFISTGIKYIARCCLGQQYNMRLYSQVIFVKLYEILEKLNCDRIVWEYKGLYNTVIESLKDGNLMKNSSKIQDDFYLSVFHPMQDYSLQTLYFELPRLMDMDQSEWIDPDLFRILNFKETRNHPLRLYNLNTLLSETETSSYLTKSTGNILKYISKN, encoded by the exons ATGGATTTACACGACCGGTATGTCCATATTCCGACAACAGATTTATCAATCTTGGAATTGTTAGAAACAGCATTTAAAGATAATCCATTTCCGTTATTACACCGTTTAATTCAACATTATGGAGCAGAGATAATAAAGAACAATTTAGATGTAACAAAGTTAGAAACATTCCGTATGCTACTATGTTATGAATATCAGCTTACATTTAATTCTCAAAATAAATGTGCAAGAATAGTTTCAAATAACTTATGTTTCAAAACAATAGAAAATGTTTTATTCTTGAAAAAACAACCACAAAATTCTACAGATTTACTAATTTTATACGATATTATATTGTTATATACAGTACTCTACTGCGACCTCAAATGTATTGAACAACatttactaaattttcaaaaatccaatATTGATTTCTTCGCTAGTAATGAAAGTAGAAttttttatatgaaaataattgaatgttttttaGAATCGTTACGATTAAGGCAATTTTTATACAATATAGAATCAAATTTACTGAAACACTTTAGTTTATTGTATTCGAAAGATATAATACTGTGGctacaaataaaagaaaataaagagtGGCGATCGTTTGCTTCAATTTTTCCGAAATTAATAAATACTTTTGGCCCTGATAATATTTTGCCATCTATATGGGactttgttttaaataaatttgaagaTTTAAAAGATTCACTTGATGCATTGAGTATAATAACAgatatttgtttttcattaaaCTACAAAGAGGCAAATACTACGTATCACAATTTATGCTACTCAGAACGATTATGGTTATTAATAATAAACAGTTTAAAATGTCCTATACAACAATATCGTAAACAAGCATTATTTATAATGAAACGAATAACTGATTTTATGAGTGTTGTAGATAAAAATGTGCTAAAATTAGAGAAACCACCAATTGTTCCTTTTATTTGTAATCGATCAGATGAAACAGATGTATCAATAACCAATATcaaacaaaaattttttttgataTTAGAAGCATTAGAGGAGAAGCAGTATCATTTAATAATGCCAGCTTTGACACATGTAGCAACTTTAGTAAGAGGAAACAAAGAACACGTATCATGTAATGACTGTTTTAACAATTGTTGGCTACAACTACTTTTCGAAAGAATATTGAAAcatgaaaataatattatagTAAAGCAaggaatattatatgtttgcgaATTACATACAATTATACATGATTatcaatttttgaaattgttTGTACATGTTTTAAATAACACATTTTTATATGAATGCAAATCTTATCAACAAGAACCGGAAATATTAAATGATATTATAACATTATTTATACGTGTCAAAGAAGAACAAATTGAATTCATTGATAAACTCCTTCAAATAATAAACAATGAAACATGGGCTCctataccaatattttatatgatgttAATTTTAAGAATAGTTTCAAGTAAATCTTCAAATTATTGGGAAAATAATGAATTAACTACAGTTAAGTTCTTAGTACAGAAGAATTTAAATGCACATTCCCACATTTTAAGAATTGCATCACAAATTGAACTTTTGAACACGATTTCTCTTTctttgaagaaaataaatgatttgaaaattgtaaTAGATGTATTATCAGAATTTCCTCCTGAAGAAGCTCTCATTAGAGGCTCGTATTCATGGAATATTATGACAGCATGGTTAAGTGATGTGCTAATAAAAACAGATGTtatcaattttgtaaaatttatatgtGAAGAAAATTTGTATCACAATAAACAATCTAGAATTAGTCCAGCAAAGTTTGCTCTTATGATATGTATATTACATGATGCAAATTTAATATTACAATGTAAAATGTGCCCTGTAGAAGGCATATTAAATAAGTGGCTATCATCACTCAATGAAATTGATACAAGACCTTATGCAAATATGGCACATATCTTTTATATCATAGAAGTTATGTCACATTTACTTAATTTAAATGCAACAAACATGAATAAAAGTCTCGTGCAATTATTGTCTTTATATATTAACGATACCTTAcaatttttacttaaaaataataaaagtataCCATACAAATTCAATTATGAAGAAGTAAAGAAACATTTGACTGTAATTGTCTCATTTCTTAGTAATGGAAATCTAATACTGccacaaaaagaaattttaaattatattgaaaagtttagaaacgaaagtataactattctcgaaaatataaaaCAATATTCAAATGTACACTATATGTATGCATTATACATTTTACATTATACTCAAAGTATTTTGAATATAAATCCTGTATCATTTTACATACAacctttattaaatatttcttatattcgTATACGTGATAATGACCAAGATCAAATACATTCTAAAGGAAAAATCGCATCAGATTGTTATTTACTACTTGCAAAACTTACAAATCAATTTTTATCAAAAGTAGAAATAGAATCATGGCTACAAAAAACTGATTGGTTCAAAAATATATTGGATCTTTACGAGGTAGGAGGGAATGAAATTGTACCAGAAATAGCACTGATATTAAAGACGATTGTTGAAAAGGGAGGGATAAATGAtccacaaaataaattaaatgtagAATCTATTTTTACTATATGTTGGAGATCTACATTATTAAGTACAAAGAATAAGATATACTTTATGGCAATGAAAAATCTTATAAGAGTCATTATAAACAACAACTTTTTGGTACTCCCTGATGCTATAAACTTTGTAAATCAT TTTCTTGATCAGTTAATTGAAGAAAGTAACAATacaccaaaattaaaaaaaattttattaaatgaaatgaaattGTTAAATATATGTAATTTAAGAAATTTACAAGAATCATTGTTATTATGTCTCCTTCATGGACATGTATTCAGAAGAGATGAACAAGTAGAAAATCAAACATATTTATACattacaaaatattataaaaattattatccgCAACATATATCGATAAT AGATCATGATAATTATACTAGTATCAGAGTACTTTCTGTAGTACTACTACACGAGATAATAAGTGCAGACATAGAATATACATCAACATTTCTTCCAATTGTTTTACAGAagttagaaaaatataaaaataaaagataTTTCAATCATTCATACATACATAAGATAAAGCATCGAATTATGCAAATCTTATTAATATTACAGCCAACTTTGAATAAG ACAGACACTGCTACATTGCAAGAACTTCTCTGTAGTTTCATGCTCTTGGAAAGTAATCAACACAGTGTGCGATTAATGCAAGAATGGATACtaatacaaatttttgtaaaatatagtGAATTTCATTATAAATTATGGGAATTTTTTGAAGAg ATGATCGTAACACGTCCAGGATGTGTCAGTTCAGTAGCATGTATAGTGTATCACATTTCAAAGCTACTTCCTAATAACTCTcaaagtaattttatttcaaCAGGAATAAAATACATTGCACGTTGTTGTTTAGGACAGCAGTATAATATGCGTCTTTATAGCCAG gttatttttgtaaaattatatgaaatattagaaaagttaaACTGTGATCGTATCGTATGGGAGTACAAAGGATTATACAATACTGTGATCGAAAGTTTAAAAGAtggaaatttaatgaaaaaCTCTAGCAAAATTCAAGATGACTTTTATCTTTCTGTTTTTCATCCAATGCAAGACTACAGTCTACAg ACACTATATTTTGAACTTCCTCGATTGATGGATATGGATCAAAGCGAATGGATTGATCCAGATCTCTTTAGAATTCTAAACTTTAAAGAAACTCGTAATCATCCTCTTCgattatataatttaaacacATTGTTATCAGAAACTGAAACATCCTCGTATTTAACGAAATCCACAG GAAATATTCTGAAATACATCTCCAAGAACTAA
- the LOC143347977 gene encoding uncharacterized protein LOC143347977: MESAIVHLEQSVQKADGKLDMIAWQIDAFEKEFENPDSEISVLRLLRSVHQVTKDYENLHREILEVQQLQKQLSDSLKAQLSQVVGHFNLLRNKIVGQHKNPQLK; this comes from the exons ATGGAATCTGCTATTGTGCATCTTGAACAAAGT GTTCAAAAGGCTGACGGGAAACTAGATATGATTGCGTGGCAAATTGACGCCTTTGAGAAAGAATTTGAAAATCCGGACAGCGAG ATCTCTGTGCTTCGTCTATTACGGTCTGTTCATCAAGTTACAAAAGATTATGAAAACCTTCATCGAGAAATATTGGAAGTTCAACAGTTACAAAAACAACTTTCAGATTCTCTTAAAGCACAATTGTCTCAAGTTGTTGGGCATTTTAATTTGCTACGTAATAAGATTGTAGGACAACATAAAAATCCACAATTAAAATAA